A single region of the Branchiostoma lanceolatum isolate klBraLanc5 chromosome 1, klBraLanc5.hap2, whole genome shotgun sequence genome encodes:
- the LOC136448198 gene encoding D(2) dopamine receptor A-like — translation MDHKDHEVRLPDLSDFPLTEVVSKMAVNESADSSSTCPNNESSRIDCDEGGTAMASVFSLLIFTTVLTNAAVIVVILKDKRLREVYNYLYILSLALADLSVGALGIVSCYMYYLMCTDPASCSNWKALDFLTGGVSISNLVVISVDRYHAFASPLRHHTSKKGKQRKLAILVVAWVVPIVVWTIPLGVPNSIYDAVNVVDNMPVVAVYSVLFHLLPSTVIVVLYVKILIIIQRLTMSTAKNARSPSDSTNFGDNGVRPEKKRKSSDVLQGKYRGASGPAAVGMYGRRSTTTTTMSRSSPVTRPRAATTPARTEDWPWAKRPREPAVFTITDGEITSHVSKPQLLRTGCEQPSYKKRRAGYHANFIVRYPDGDSESDAAAWRPEIVVNRPKLYAHERVLSDIRNQRRYETLMARHRRATRLLFGKIAAFIVCWIPYSIVLLLLPLENTLVGIQEVYKVTKALSYLNSTLNPLLYAFGNYDYRRALSELLCKKRRNVSLALYRPSQSNVQFGPIKRIASR, via the exons ATGGACCACAAAGACCACGAAGTACGTCTGCCTGATCTTTCAGATTTTCCTTTGACAGAAGTGGTCAGCAAAATGGCGGTAAACGAAAGTGCAGACAGTAGCAGCACCTGTCCCAATAACGAGTCGTCCCGTATCGACTGTGACGAGGGAGGCACGGCAATGGCGAGTGTCTTCTCCTTGCTCATCTTCACAACCGTCTTGACGAACGCTGCTGTCATCGTGGTCATCTTGAAAGACAAGCGACTGAGAGAGGTTTATAACTACCTCTACATCCTTAGCCTGGCTCTGGCAGACTTGTCCGTGGGCGCCCTGGGAATCGtgtcgtgttacatgtactaccTGATGTGCACGGACCCAGCCTCTTGCTCGAACTGGAAGGCTCTGGACTTTCTTACTG GAGGAGTGTCCATATCTAACCTTGTCGTGATCTCTGTTGATCGTTACCACGCTTTCGCATCGCCACTTCGACACCACACGAGCAAGAAAGGCAAACAAAGGAAACTAGCTATCCTGGTCGTAGCCTGGGTTGTTCCCATCGTAGTCTGGACCATTCCACTGGGGGTCCCGAACTCCATCTACGACGCTGTAAACGTGGTAGACAACATGCCAGTTGTTGCAGTGTATTCTGTTCTCTTCCATTTATTACCGTCGACAGTCATCGTCGTACTGTACGTAAAAATCTTAATCATCATCCAGAGACTCACCATGAGCACTGCAAAGAACGCCCGCTCGCCGAGCGACTCCACGAATTTTGGAGACAACGGAGTCAGGCCTGAGAAGAAGAGAAAGTCGTCCGACGTGCTTCAGGGCAAGTACCGGGGAGCGTCAGGCCCGGCGGCGGTAGGCATGTACGGGCGgaggtcaacaacaacaacaacgatgtCGAGGAGTTCACCAGTTACAAGACCAAGGGCTGCGACCACCCCTGCGAGAACAGAAGACTGGCCGTGGGCAAAACGTCCTCGGGAACCCGCTGTTTTTACCATCACTGATGGTGAGATCACGTCCCATGTTTCCAAGCCCCAGTTGTTGAGGACGGGTTGCGAACAGCCGAGCTACAAGAAGAGGCGCGCCGGTTACCACGCCAACTTCATCGTGCGTTACCCCGACGGAGACTCGGAGTCAGACGCAGCAGCGTGGCGGCCGGAGATTGTCGTGAACCGCCCGAAGCTCTACGCCCACGAACGCGTCCTCTCAGACATTCGCAACCAGCGCAGGTACGAGACTTTGATGGCGCGACACCGACGTGCCACCCGCCTTCTGTTCGGAAAAATCGCTGCCTTTATCGTCTGTTGGATCCCATACAGCATTGTATTGCTTTTATTGCCACTTGAAAATACACTTGTTGGAATACAGGAGGTCTACAAAGTCACAAAGGCGCTGTCGTATCTAAACTCTACCCTGAATCCGCTGCTGTACGCTTTCGGGAACTATGACTACAGGCGAGCTCTCAGTGAACTGCTGTGTAAAAAGAGGCGTAACGTTTCCCTGGCATTGTACCGACCATCTCAAAGCAATGTCCAGTTTGGACCCATAAAGAGGATTGCCAGCCGTTGA